One window of Paludibacter propionicigenes WB4 genomic DNA carries:
- the ybeY gene encoding rRNA maturation RNase YbeY has translation MIQYIAEDIKVPSIPKQKINAWIKNTATFYGKKVGEIAYIFCSDERILEINKQYLNHDYYTDIITFDYSESSVISGDIFISIDTVKSNAEEFNVSIEEELKRILIHGILHLCGQADNTPELRAEMTNKENLALQTFSI, from the coding sequence ATGATTCAATATATTGCCGAAGACATTAAAGTTCCATCTATCCCAAAACAAAAGATCAATGCATGGATTAAAAATACAGCTACCTTTTACGGAAAAAAAGTAGGAGAAATTGCTTATATTTTTTGTTCAGATGAGCGCATACTGGAAATAAACAAACAATATCTGAATCATGATTATTACACAGATATAATAACCTTTGACTACAGTGAATCTTCAGTTATTTCAGGAGATATATTTATAAGTATTGACACCGTAAAAAGCAATGCCGAAGAATTTAATGTAAGTATAGAAGAGGAGCTTAAACGAATTTTGATTCATGGCATTCTACACCTCTGCGGACAAGCCGACAACACTCCTGAATTAAGAGCCGAAATGACAAATAAAGAGAATCTGGCACTTCAAACTTTCTCTATCTAA
- a CDS encoding nucleoside recognition domain-containing protein: MILNYIWIGFILIAFVVACIQFFVSGNTNIFMDVMQSAFGSAKTGFEISIGLTGMLSLWLGILKIGERGGAINIISRMVAPFFSKIFPDIPKGHPAMGSIFMNLSANMLGLDNAATPLGLKAMRELQEINPDKEKASNPMIMFLVLNTAGLMLVPVSILTFRQQLGAANPADVFLPILIATFCAALTGLITVSVIQKINLLNRVVLLTLGGMITLIGTLIYVLSRLPKADISKYSNFTAYFILFSIIIIFISIALRSKTNVYESFIDGAKEGFQVAIGIVPYLIGILVAIAMFRASGAMDYLILGIKYLVSLTGVNTDFVEALPTALMKPLSGSGARGMMVDAMKIHGADSFVGRLSCIIQGSADTTFFILAVYFGSVNIKNTRYALACGLLADFAGITAAILLGYLFFH; this comes from the coding sequence ATGATATTAAACTACATTTGGATTGGATTTATTCTCATTGCTTTCGTGGTAGCGTGCATACAATTTTTTGTTTCCGGTAATACCAATATTTTCATGGACGTAATGCAGTCTGCATTTGGATCGGCTAAAACCGGTTTTGAAATTTCTATTGGATTAACTGGGATGTTGTCATTGTGGTTGGGAATTCTTAAAATAGGTGAAAGAGGTGGTGCAATCAATATTATCTCCCGAATGGTGGCTCCTTTTTTTTCCAAAATCTTCCCCGATATTCCTAAAGGTCATCCTGCCATGGGAAGTATCTTCATGAATCTCTCAGCCAACATGCTCGGACTAGATAATGCAGCCACGCCACTGGGTCTAAAAGCCATGCGCGAACTACAGGAAATTAATCCTGACAAAGAAAAAGCGTCTAATCCCATGATCATGTTTTTGGTGCTTAATACGGCAGGCCTTATGTTGGTGCCTGTTAGCATTCTGACCTTTCGTCAGCAGCTCGGAGCTGCAAACCCGGCCGATGTATTTCTACCAATACTGATCGCCACTTTTTGTGCGGCATTAACAGGCCTTATAACTGTATCTGTTATCCAAAAAATCAATCTGTTGAACCGTGTTGTTCTTTTAACCCTTGGGGGAATGATTACGTTGATTGGTACGTTAATATACGTTTTGAGCAGACTTCCCAAAGCTGACATTTCTAAATATTCGAATTTTACTGCATATTTTATTCTTTTCAGCATCATTATCATATTCATTAGCATTGCATTAAGAAGTAAAACCAATGTATACGAGTCATTCATAGATGGCGCAAAAGAAGGATTTCAGGTGGCAATAGGAATAGTTCCTTATCTTATTGGCATATTAGTCGCAATTGCTATGTTTCGCGCATCCGGGGCTATGGATTATCTGATATTAGGAATAAAGTACCTTGTTTCTCTCACCGGTGTTAATACAGATTTTGTTGAAGCTCTACCTACCGCATTAATGAAACCTTTGAGTGGAAGCGGTGCCAGAGGCATGATGGTTGATGCAATGAAAATTCATGGTGCCGATTCATTTGTAGGTCGTTTATCCTGCATAATTCAAGGTTCGGCCGATACAACTTTCTTTATCTTAGCCGTATATTTTGGTTCTGTAAATATAAAAAATACCCGTTACGCTTTGGCTTGTGGCCTTTTAGCCGATTTTGCAGGAATTACAGCTGCCATTTTACTTGGATATTTATTTTTTCATTGA